The DNA window CGCATTGCCGCTGGTGTATCCCGTGGCGGCGTATATCATGCTGCCCATCTACATGCGCCAGCGCGTCACCAGCGCCTACGAACTCCTCGAGGCCAAGCTCGGTCTGACCATTCGCCTCCTCGGCGTCGCCATGTTCCTCCTGCTCCGCCTCGTCTGGATGGCCCTCCTGGTCTACCTCATGGCCCGCGCCATGTCCGTCATGATGGGCCTCGACGAATCCGCCATCCCGTGGATCGTCCTCGTCACCGGCTTCGTCTCCGTCACCTATACCTCCCTCGGCGGCCTCCGCGCCGTCGTGATCACCGACTTCGTCCAGACCGTGCTCCTCTTCGGCGGCGCCCTCCTGGTTATCGGCATGATCACCGTGAATATCGGCGGTTTCGGCTGGTTCCCCACCGAATGGCAACCCCACTGGGACATCCAGCCCATCATCAGCTTGGACCCAGGCACGCGCCTGACCGTCCTCGGCACCGTCCTCAGCATCTGGGTGTGGTACATCTGCACCATCGGCGGCGATCAAGTCTCCGTGCAGCGCTTCATGGCCACCCGCGACGCCAAAGCCGCGCGGCAGGCGCTCGCCGTCCAGCTCACCGCCAACACCTGCATCACCATCACGCTCTTCCTCGTGGGCTTCGCGCTCGTGGGCTATTTCCAGGCCCACCCCGAGCTCCTTCCGGAAGGCTTCAACCTCAAGTCCGACGCGGATCACCTCTACCCCCGCTTCATCAGCCACCACCTCCCCATCGGCGTGTCCGGCCTGGTCGTCTCCGCCATGTTCGCCGCCGCCATGTCCAGCATCGATTCCGGCGTCAATTCCATCACCGCGGTCGTCATGACCGACCTCCTCGACCGCTTCGATAAAAAGCCCGCAACCGAAGCGGGCCACGTCATGCTAGCGCGGATCCTCGCCTTCAGCATCGGCGGCGTCGTCATGATCGTCAGCTCCTTCATGGGCTATATCGAAGGCAACATCACCGAAGTGACCAACAAAACCGCCAACCTCCTGGTCACGCCGATCTTCGGCCTCTTCTTCTTCGCCCTGTTCGTGCCGCGCTCGAATCCCTTCGGCGTCTGGGTCGGCTGGTTCTGCTGCACCGCCACCGCCGTCACCATCGCCTTCTCGGGCTACTTCTTCGGCCGCGACCCCGTCACCAACTACGACCCGATCAGCTTCCAGTGGATCGCGCCGTCGGCAATCATCGTGAACATCGTCACCGGCTATATCGCCTGCCGCGCCTGGAGCGCCCTTAAAGGTTCCCCAAGCGCATGATCCCCCTGAAGCGCCACCCGCTGGAGTGCGACATCCTCGTCGCCGGTGGCGGACCGGCCGGCGTCCCCTGCGCCATCGCCGCCGCGCGCAACGGCGCCCGGGTCATCCTCTGCCAGGACCGCCCGGTGCTCGGCGGCAACGCCTCCAGCGAAGTCCGCATGCACATCGTGGGCGCAAACGGCACCGGCCATTTCGACCGGGGCGAGGAAGGCCGCACGGAAGCCCGCGAAGGCGGCATCATCGAGGAGATCCGGCTGGAGAATTGCGTCCGAAATCCGCAACGCTCGGCGTCCATGTTCGACCTCATCCTCTACGAGAAGTGCCGCGCGGAACCCAACCTCACCCTGCTGCTGAACACCGCCGTCACCGGCGTGGCGATGGAGGGCGGCCGTATCGCCGCCGCAATCGCCGAACGCCAGAGTACGGAGGACGCCTTCTACATCCAGGCCAGGCTCTTCATCGATTGCACGGGGGACGGACGCCTGGGCGTGGAGGCCGGCGCGCGCTTCATGGAGGGCCGCGAGGACCGCGAAGCCTTCGGGGAGTCCCTGGCGCAGGAAACGGCGGACAACAAGCGCCTTGGCTCTACCATCCTGATGCAGGCGAAGAAGCATGATCGTCCCATGCCCTTCACGGCCCCGCCGTGGGCGCGTAAGTTCACCCGCGACGACCTCAAGCTCCGCCTCTACGCCACCCCCGGCGAGGAAGAACCCACCCACGAGTACGGCTACTGGTGGGCCGAGTACGGCGGCGCCCTCGACACGATCAAAGACAACGAAGCCATCCGCGACGAGCTCCTCGCCATCGTCCTCGGCATCTGGGACCACGTCAAGAACGGCCCAGCGGGCACGCCGCCCGGCGCGGACCCCTTCGAGGCCTCCCACTGGGCGCTGGACTGGTTCGGCTTCCTCCCCGGCAAGCGGGAGAGCCGCCGTTTCATTGGCAGGCACGTGCTCACGCAAGACGATCTCATGACCTCCCGCGAATTCCCCGACGCGATCGCCTACGGCGGCTGGTCTATCGACCTCCACCCGCCCGAAGGCATCGACGCACCCGAGACCGAGCCCTGTGTGCAGCACCCCGTGCCCTGGCTCTACGACATTCCCCTCAGCGCCTGCGTCTCGACCAACGTGCGCAACCTCCTCTTCGCCGGCCGCAATATCTCGGCCACCCACGTCGCCTTCGCCTCCACCCGCGTCATGGCCACCTGCGCCGTCGTGGGACAGGGCGTCGGAACCGCCGCGGCCCACGCCATCGCGCGCGGCCTCTCGCTGGACGCCCTCCTCGAATCCCCCGAGAATCTGCGGGCGATCCAGCAGCGCCTCCTGCGCGATGACTGCTTCCTGGTCGGCCGCGAAAACGCCGATCCGCTCGACCGCGCGCGCACCGCCCGCGTAACCGCCTCCAGCGAACAGCCCGAAGGACCCGCCACCGCCGTGGTTTCCGGACAGACCCGCTGCGTCTTCGGCGATCGCGGCGCGCCCCCGGACCGCCGCCAGCCCGGCATGCACCGCTGGATGTCCGATCCAGACGCCGCCATGTCCGGAACGCGTCGGTCGACAACCGGCCCAGACGCCGGCCCGCCCGGCACACACCGAAGAGTGTCCGATCCAGACGCCGCCACGTCCGGAACGCACCGGTGGACGACCGGCCCAGACGCCGGCCCGCCCGCCTGGATCGAGCTCGCCTTCGACGCGCCCTGCGCTCCCCGCGAAGTCCAGCTCGTCTTCGACACCGGCCTCCACCGCCACCTCACCCTCAGCCACCACGACGGCTATACCGCCTCCAAAATGCTATGGGGCCAGCCCCAGCCCGAGACCATCCGCGACTACGACATTGAAGGCTTCGACGGAAGCGCCCGCCACACCCTGCTCCAGATCCGCAACAACCACCAGCGCCTCCGCCGCCACCTTCTCCCCAACCCCGCGCCCCTCCAGACAATCCGCATCACCATCCACGCCACCAACGGCCTCAACCACGCCCGCCTCTGCGAAGTGAGGGTGTACGAATAGAGGGAATCCCCAGCAAGGGACGTACCGCCGCAGGAACGCCCAACCCGACCACACCAACCCAACGTCCCGCGCCAACACCCCAACCAACCCACACACGCCACAACGCGGGGGTATGTCCCGGTCCGGGTCGCCAAGCACACCCATTCCCTTACCATGGCGACTGCGCGCCTCCCGCCGACCCCAACCGGGAAAGGCGCACAAGGGACGTACCGCCGCAAGAACGCCCAACCCGACCACACCAACCCAACGTCCCGCGCCAACACCCCAACCAACCCACACAAGCCACAACGCGGGGGTATGTCCCGGCCCGGGTCGCCAACTTGCGCCACGCACCAACCAAAAGGACTGCACCCCTCCCCCCGTCCCTAGCCACCCTCCAGCCGCCGGCGAAAAAACTCATGCTTTCCAAGCGGCGTACCCCGTCTCGTATAACGCCGGATCTGCTCCAGGAACCCCTTATTCTCCATCTCGACCAGCAGCGAATTCCGCCACTCCGCAGCCGTGTAATGCCCAAACCAGCGCTTCAGGTCCAGCAATGTATCGCCGGACCACTCTCCGCAGTGCGCTCGACAGCTCGACCACGCATACTCCCACGGAAACCGAACCATTCCCGCACGAACCGGATTCAGCTCCACATAACCCATGGCGCAAACGCTATGATCCAGGTCCATGGGGCACGAAAAGTACCTCCCGTGCCAGAGATGGCCACAGCGGGCATACTTCTCATTAATATAAAAGGTATGTTCCTGTTGCGTTTTCTTCATGGCCCGGCCGAGACTTTCTGCGCGCTCCGGAATACCCACAAGGTGAATATGGTTCGTCATCAGGCAGTACGCAACGACACGCAGCCCCTCTTCACCGCAATACCGTTCAAGCAGATGCAAGTAATGCGCGCGATCCTCATCGTCGAAGAACACGTCCTGCTTATTGTTTCCCCGGTGCGTAATGTGATGCGGCGCCCCCGGTATAACCACCCGAGCTTCCCTGGACATGGATTGATAGTAAAACGCATCGGGAAGAATGTCAACCCATTAAGGGACGTACCGCCGTGCAAGGGACGTACCGCCGCAAGAACGCCCAACCCGACCACACCAACCCAACGTCCCGCAACAACACCCCAACCAACCCACACACGCCACAACGCGGGGGTATGTCCCGGCCCGGGTCGCCAACTTGCGCCACGCACCAACCAAAAGGACTGCACCCCTCCCCCCGACCCCAACCGGGACAGGCGCGCATACCCACTCCCCTCCGCCGCACGCCGCTCTCCCGCCAGCAACGCCCACTCACACCACCACACCACGCCAATCAATGCGCACCCGTCCCTCGTACTCGCGCATCCTCCTCTTATTCTGGCATCATGCCGAGATACCAACCAGGGAGCGCCCCATGAACCACT is part of the Candidatus Hydrogenedentota bacterium genome and encodes:
- a CDS encoding sodium/solute symporter (Members of the Solute:Sodium Symporter (SSS), TC 2.A.21 as described in tcdb.org, catalyze solute:Na+ symport. Known solutes for members of the family include sugars, amino acids, nucleosides, inositols, vitamins, urea or anions, depending on the system.), which produces MSEYFIGSGGMHPLLIGVSLFATLLSTITYLSIPGEVAGKGPLYITTLIALPLVYPVAAYIMLPIYMRQRVTSAYELLEAKLGLTIRLLGVAMFLLLRLVWMALLVYLMARAMSVMMGLDESAIPWIVLVTGFVSVTYTSLGGLRAVVITDFVQTVLLFGGALLVIGMITVNIGGFGWFPTEWQPHWDIQPIISLDPGTRLTVLGTVLSIWVWYICTIGGDQVSVQRFMATRDAKAARQALAVQLTANTCITITLFLVGFALVGYFQAHPELLPEGFNLKSDADHLYPRFISHHLPIGVSGLVVSAMFAAAMSSIDSGVNSITAVVMTDLLDRFDKKPATEAGHVMLARILAFSIGGVVMIVSSFMGYIEGNITEVTNKTANLLVTPIFGLFFFALFVPRSNPFGVWVGWFCCTATAVTIAFSGYFFGRDPVTNYDPISFQWIAPSAIIVNIVTGYIACRAWSALKGSPSA
- a CDS encoding FAD-dependent oxidoreductase, translated to MIPLKRHPLECDILVAGGGPAGVPCAIAAARNGARVILCQDRPVLGGNASSEVRMHIVGANGTGHFDRGEEGRTEAREGGIIEEIRLENCVRNPQRSASMFDLILYEKCRAEPNLTLLLNTAVTGVAMEGGRIAAAIAERQSTEDAFYIQARLFIDCTGDGRLGVEAGARFMEGREDREAFGESLAQETADNKRLGSTILMQAKKHDRPMPFTAPPWARKFTRDDLKLRLYATPGEEEPTHEYGYWWAEYGGALDTIKDNEAIRDELLAIVLGIWDHVKNGPAGTPPGADPFEASHWALDWFGFLPGKRESRRFIGRHVLTQDDLMTSREFPDAIAYGGWSIDLHPPEGIDAPETEPCVQHPVPWLYDIPLSACVSTNVRNLLFAGRNISATHVAFASTRVMATCAVVGQGVGTAAAHAIARGLSLDALLESPENLRAIQQRLLRDDCFLVGRENADPLDRARTARVTASSEQPEGPATAVVSGQTRCVFGDRGAPPDRRQPGMHRWMSDPDAAMSGTRRSTTGPDAGPPGTHRRVSDPDAATSGTHRWTTGPDAGPPAWIELAFDAPCAPREVQLVFDTGLHRHLTLSHHDGYTASKMLWGQPQPETIRDYDIEGFDGSARHTLLQIRNNHQRLRRHLLPNPAPLQTIRITIHATNGLNHARLCEVRVYE
- a CDS encoding transposase, with the translated sequence MFFDDEDRAHYLHLLERYCGEEGLRVVAYCLMTNHIHLVGIPERAESLGRAMKKTQQEHTFYINEKYARCGHLWHGRYFSCPMDLDHSVCAMGYVELNPVRAGMVRFPWEYAWSSCRAHCGEWSGDTLLDLKRWFGHYTAAEWRNSLLVEMENKGFLEQIRRYTRRGTPLGKHEFFRRRLEGG